A genome region from Nitrospira sp. includes the following:
- a CDS encoding type IV pilus twitching motility protein PilT, translating into MIDISKLLTFGVQQGASDCHISAGEPPMIRLHGDLKKLDHPPLTQDETHALIYDMMSDAQRKNFEEHRECDFSFDLGDIARFRVNVFVQGRGLGAVFRTIPTEILPLEKLGMPPILRQLCDREKGLILVTGPTGSGKSTTLAGMIDYLNNTFEGHILTIEDPVEFVHKSKKCLVNQRELGVHTLSFANALRAALREDPDIILVGEMRDLDTIQLALTAAETGHLVFATLHTSSAPKTIDRIIDAFPPNQQAQVRAQLSETLEAVLTQTLLKKKSGGRIAAVEIMVGTTAVRNLIREGKLHQIPGIMQASQKDGMQTMDMALFDLATRGMVTKAEAQSRSMNANLFSAAAGGAA; encoded by the coding sequence ATGATTGATATCTCCAAATTGTTGACCTTTGGCGTCCAACAGGGCGCCTCGGACTGCCACATCAGCGCCGGTGAACCACCGATGATCCGCCTGCATGGCGATCTCAAGAAACTCGACCATCCCCCACTGACTCAGGATGAAACCCACGCGCTCATCTATGACATGATGAGCGACGCGCAACGGAAAAATTTCGAAGAACACCGGGAATGTGACTTCTCATTCGACCTGGGTGACATTGCCCGATTCCGCGTCAACGTCTTTGTGCAAGGACGTGGATTGGGGGCCGTCTTCCGGACCATTCCGACAGAGATCCTTCCCCTGGAAAAACTCGGCATGCCGCCGATCCTTCGACAACTGTGCGACCGAGAGAAAGGCCTGATCCTGGTGACCGGTCCGACCGGCTCCGGAAAATCCACCACGCTTGCAGGCATGATCGACTATCTCAACAACACCTTTGAAGGCCACATCCTCACCATCGAAGATCCGGTGGAGTTTGTGCACAAATCCAAAAAATGCCTGGTCAACCAGCGAGAACTGGGCGTGCACACACTGTCGTTCGCGAATGCCCTCCGCGCCGCGCTTCGCGAAGACCCGGATATCATTCTCGTCGGCGAAATGCGCGACCTAGATACGATTCAGCTGGCTCTGACCGCGGCCGAAACCGGGCACTTGGTCTTTGCAACCCTGCACACGTCCAGCGCACCGAAGACCATCGACCGGATCATCGACGCCTTCCCTCCGAATCAACAGGCTCAGGTCCGCGCGCAGCTCTCAGAAACGCTGGAGGCAGTCCTGACCCAGACGCTCCTCAAGAAAAAGAGCGGCGGACGGATTGCCGCGGTGGAGATCATGGTCGGCACCACGGCGGTGCGGAACCTCATCCGCGAAGGCAAACTCCATCAAATACCCGGCATCATGCAGGCCAGCCAAAAAGACGGCATGCAGACCATGGATATGGCCCTGTTCGACCTCGCCACACGTGGCATGGTGACAAAAGCCGAGGCACAGTCGCGCAGCATGAATGCCAATCTCTTTAGCGCCGCAGCAGGAGGTGCCGCGTAA
- the bioF gene encoding 8-amino-7-oxononanoate synthase, which translates to MFKEHLQQLQDQHLLRRLRTIASATGPTVTLDGQTVILLSSNNYLGLATHPAVVEAAVEATRHYGAGSGASRLVCGSLTPHEELETALARFKGTEAALTFAAGYLVNISAIPALIGKDGLILADRLCHASLIDGCRLSGATFRIYHHRDMNHLEQLLARRTSSNPTLIVTDGIFSMDGDIAPLRDMALLAERFGAAVYVDDAHGTGILGETGRGTLEHCHVESRVPYHMGTLSKAIGSAGGYLTGSTELIAYLVNTCRAFTYTTAPTPGSAAAATAALRIIRQEPERRARLWRNRDRLAQGLSDLGFRLASSESPILPIIVGNPDRAMHFARTLLTLGVYAPAIRPPTVPASTSRIRLTITADHTDEHIDHALAALTEVGRSLNMM; encoded by the coding sequence ATGTTCAAGGAGCATCTTCAACAATTACAGGACCAGCATCTGCTGCGCCGACTCCGCACCATCGCCTCGGCCACGGGACCGACAGTTACGCTCGACGGACAGACCGTCATCCTGCTTTCCTCCAATAATTACCTGGGGCTCGCCACGCACCCGGCTGTCGTCGAAGCGGCCGTCGAAGCAACGCGTCACTACGGAGCGGGATCCGGGGCATCACGTCTCGTCTGCGGCAGCCTGACACCCCATGAGGAACTCGAAACAGCACTCGCCCGGTTTAAAGGCACGGAAGCCGCACTCACCTTCGCAGCCGGATATCTGGTCAATATCAGCGCCATTCCGGCATTGATCGGAAAAGACGGACTCATCCTGGCCGATCGCCTCTGCCATGCAAGCCTGATCGATGGCTGCCGCTTGAGCGGGGCCACATTTCGCATCTACCACCATCGGGACATGAATCATTTGGAACAATTGCTCGCCCGTAGGACTTCCAGCAACCCCACTCTCATCGTGACCGACGGTATCTTCAGTATGGACGGAGACATCGCACCCTTGAGAGATATGGCCCTGTTGGCGGAACGATTTGGCGCAGCCGTCTATGTCGACGATGCACACGGCACTGGCATCCTCGGAGAAACAGGACGAGGCACCCTTGAACATTGCCATGTCGAATCGCGCGTGCCCTATCACATGGGCACCTTAAGTAAAGCCATCGGAAGCGCCGGAGGGTACCTGACCGGATCAACCGAGCTCATTGCGTATCTCGTAAATACCTGCCGCGCCTTCACCTATACGACTGCCCCCACGCCGGGTTCCGCGGCAGCCGCCACAGCGGCACTCCGCATCATCAGGCAGGAGCCCGAACGGCGCGCCCGATTATGGCGGAATCGCGACCGCCTCGCACAAGGACTCAGTGACCTCGGCTTCCGGCTCGCCTCATCGGAGAGCCCCATCCTCCCAATCATCGTCGGCAATCCCGATCGCGCGATGCACTTTGCCCGCACATTGCTCACTCTGGGAGTCTACGCCCCCGCAATTCGTCCACCGACGGTGCCGGCGTCCACGAGTCGGATTCGTCTTACGATCACCGCCGACCACACCGATGAGCATATCGACCACGCGCTTGCAGCACTGACCGAGGTGGGTCGCTCACTCAACATGATGTAA
- a CDS encoding transglycosylase SLT domain-containing protein encodes MHARFLGTGVRALPLLSFCLVSLSWLALAGAESPTLPPVDAPATAEANPEGAPSPVQEPEYSLDEEEDRTSAELDATEPPAPIASDPSTEVPPAEALLQLKPLTGETVRFTDLLTPPAEVIQEAAAVQGPESEEATAYNVPIVLDPAVQGHIRFFNVSIRNRFEQWLIRLSHYRPLVDSIFSEFELPSDLIYLSLVESGFNPHAYSRARAAGPWQFMKGTAKVYGLRVDSYVDERRDPVKSTVAAARYLRDLYDLFGTWPLAMAAYNAGEGKVMRALHTAQAESFSDIAKTRLIRRETKEYVPRFMAATIIAKNPDRYGFPQNDVRPHQFEEVVVKRPIHFKAIANVTGISYQELKILNPELRRDATPPDDPEYHLKVPVGTREKVEQLLDRAPTHKFAPLPLPVKVRQVKGTPDSGHWYRVRVGDSLEKIAKRFNISVKTLKSNNNLTSQTIKAGSRLVIAN; translated from the coding sequence ATGCATGCACGTTTCCTGGGCACTGGTGTCCGTGCGCTGCCGCTGCTTTCTTTCTGCCTAGTCTCTCTGTCGTGGCTGGCCTTGGCAGGAGCGGAGTCACCAACTCTACCTCCAGTTGACGCACCTGCGACCGCAGAAGCGAACCCTGAAGGCGCCCCCTCCCCGGTCCAGGAACCGGAATACTCGTTGGACGAAGAAGAAGACCGTACCTCCGCAGAACTCGACGCGACTGAACCTCCAGCCCCCATTGCCAGCGATCCGTCAACGGAAGTCCCGCCGGCCGAGGCGCTCCTTCAGCTCAAGCCCCTCACTGGCGAAACCGTTCGATTTACTGATCTCCTGACCCCACCGGCAGAGGTGATCCAAGAAGCTGCCGCGGTACAGGGGCCAGAATCGGAAGAGGCCACGGCCTACAACGTGCCGATTGTGCTCGACCCCGCCGTTCAAGGCCATATTCGTTTCTTTAATGTCTCGATCCGTAATCGATTTGAGCAGTGGCTCATCCGCCTCAGCCACTATCGCCCGCTCGTTGATAGCATCTTCTCCGAATTCGAGCTCCCGAGCGATCTCATCTATCTCTCTCTCGTGGAAAGCGGATTCAATCCCCACGCCTATTCACGCGCCCGGGCAGCCGGTCCGTGGCAATTCATGAAGGGGACCGCCAAAGTCTATGGGCTGCGCGTGGACAGCTATGTAGACGAACGACGAGACCCGGTCAAATCGACCGTCGCAGCAGCGCGTTACCTGCGGGATCTCTATGACCTCTTTGGGACTTGGCCCCTCGCCATGGCGGCCTACAACGCCGGAGAAGGCAAAGTGATGCGAGCGCTCCATACGGCGCAAGCAGAAAGTTTTTCAGATATTGCGAAAACACGACTGATCCGGCGAGAAACGAAAGAATACGTCCCCCGATTCATGGCCGCGACCATCATCGCTAAGAACCCGGATCGTTATGGTTTTCCGCAAAACGACGTCCGCCCTCATCAGTTTGAAGAAGTCGTGGTGAAGCGTCCCATCCACTTCAAAGCGATTGCCAATGTCACAGGAATTTCGTACCAGGAACTCAAGATCCTAAACCCGGAATTACGGCGCGATGCCACACCGCCGGACGATCCTGAATATCATCTGAAAGTTCCAGTCGGTACCAGAGAGAAGGTCGAACAATTGCTGGATCGCGCTCCGACACACAAATTTGCGCCCCTGCCACTGCCAGTGAAGGTCCGACAGGTGAAAGGCACGCCTGACTCCGGTCATTGGTATCGCGTGCGCGTGGGCGACTCCCTCGAGAAAATTGCCAAGCGATTCAATATCTCCGTGAAGACACTCAAATCGAACAATAATCTGACGAGCCAGACCATCAAGGCAGGAAGCCGCCTGGTCATCGCCAACTAG
- a CDS encoding tetratricopeptide repeat protein, with translation MSYRIKVPAKVDPLDEAHLLTGVERFLLTLQEQRRAVLVGLGVLLVAAAVVAGVVWYDYQATLKARELDQEATLHYLNRPADDPKKSHEQLSQAINLYKQVVDQYPRSPVAPLALFHLGNAQVLANEVDAGIETYKRFMLLHGSNISLLGLVQQRLAYAYLAKGDRDQAVKAFTGILEIPGALNKDHVLFELAKLEESQSRPEGALAHYQDLMKNYPNSPFTSEAAVRVKVLEVKKSPESPAATATPAPSVTAPAPQPEAPAKSSSKSPASSSKKKP, from the coding sequence ATGAGTTATCGAATTAAGGTTCCCGCAAAGGTCGATCCACTCGATGAAGCTCACCTGTTGACCGGAGTGGAGCGGTTTCTGCTCACCTTGCAGGAACAGCGGCGGGCGGTTCTGGTTGGACTGGGAGTCTTGCTCGTTGCTGCGGCGGTGGTCGCTGGCGTCGTGTGGTACGACTACCAGGCGACGCTAAAGGCTCGCGAACTCGATCAGGAAGCGACGCTCCACTATCTGAACCGGCCAGCTGACGATCCGAAAAAATCGCACGAACAGCTTTCGCAAGCCATCAATCTCTACAAGCAGGTTGTAGATCAATACCCACGGAGCCCCGTTGCTCCGCTGGCCCTATTTCATTTAGGGAATGCGCAGGTGCTGGCGAATGAGGTTGACGCGGGGATTGAAACCTACAAACGATTCATGTTGCTTCATGGCTCCAATATCTCGCTCTTGGGGCTTGTTCAGCAGCGGCTGGCCTACGCCTATTTGGCGAAGGGCGATCGTGATCAGGCGGTGAAGGCGTTTACCGGCATTCTCGAGATCCCCGGCGCCCTGAATAAAGACCACGTACTCTTTGAATTGGCAAAATTGGAAGAATCGCAGTCTCGTCCTGAGGGCGCCCTGGCGCACTATCAGGACCTGATGAAGAATTACCCCAACTCGCCCTTCACCAGTGAAGCGGCTGTCAGAGTGAAAGTGTTGGAAGTGAAGAAGTCTCCGGAGAGTCCGGCGGCCACTGCGACACCTGCTCCGTCCGTCACCGCGCCGGCCCCCCAACCCGAAGCGCCAGCCAAGTCCTCGAGCAAGTCCCCCGCATCGTCCTCCAAGAAAAAGCCCTAA